Proteins encoded by one window of Paenibacillus sp. DCT19:
- the fliM gene encoding flagellar motor switch protein FliM — protein MVDVLSQNEIDALLAALSSGEMDAEELKKEETQKKIRSYDFKRAVRFSKDHIRSLTRIHENFARFLTTYFSAQLRTFVQINVVQVEQLPYDEFIRSIPKMTILNIFEAEPLQGRMVMEVHPNVGYAMLDRLLGGTGSAPAKIASMTEIETTIMERIFSRAFESLQEAWKTVLDISPKLEALETNPQFMQIVSPNETIALISLSTKIGDTTGMINLCIPHVVLEPIMSRLSTHQWFVSEKKTRAPEEYEALRERVNKAKLPVVAELGESKISISEFLGLSVGDVITLNKPVEEGLSIKVGDRLKYMGSPGTIKDRVAIQIDEIVTEGVEEFDE, from the coding sequence ATGGTGGATGTATTATCACAAAATGAGATTGATGCCCTATTAGCAGCACTTTCCTCAGGTGAGATGGATGCTGAGGAATTGAAAAAGGAAGAAACTCAGAAGAAAATTAGATCTTACGATTTTAAGCGGGCAGTGCGCTTTTCAAAGGATCATATTCGAAGTTTGACCCGGATTCACGAAAACTTTGCACGCTTTCTCACCACTTATTTTTCAGCCCAACTGCGGACGTTCGTTCAGATCAATGTCGTTCAGGTTGAACAATTGCCTTATGATGAATTTATCCGTTCGATACCAAAAATGACCATATTAAACATTTTTGAAGCCGAGCCTTTGCAGGGTCGAATGGTCATGGAGGTACATCCTAACGTTGGTTATGCAATGCTGGATCGGTTGCTTGGTGGAACGGGCAGTGCACCAGCCAAAATAGCCTCAATGACTGAAATTGAGACAACCATTATGGAGCGGATTTTTAGCCGGGCGTTTGAAAGCTTGCAGGAAGCATGGAAAACGGTGCTGGATATCTCACCCAAATTGGAAGCGTTGGAGACTAATCCACAATTCATGCAAATTGTATCACCCAATGAAACGATTGCGCTGATCTCACTGAGCACTAAAATCGGTGACACAACAGGCATGATCAATTTGTGTATCCCGCATGTCGTTCTTGAACCCATTATGTCACGTCTGTCTACGCACCAATGGTTTGTTTCTGAGAAAAAGACCAGAGCCCCAGAGGAATATGAAGCTCTTAGGGAACGTGTCAATAAGGCTAAATTGCCAGTGGTTGCCGAACTCGGAGAGTCCAAAATTTCCATTTCAGAGTTTTTGGGTCTGTCGGTTGGTGACGTGATTACGTTAAACAAACCGGTTGAGGAAGGCTTATCCATTAAAGTTGGCGACAGGCTGAAGTATATGGGTAGTCCGGGAACGATTAAAGATCGTGTGGCTATACAAATAGACGAGATTGTCACCGAAGGAGTTGAAGAATTTGACGAGTAA
- a CDS encoding response regulator — translation MANRILVVDDAAFMRMMIRDILSKNGYEVVGEAQDGAQAIEKFKELRPDLITMDITMPEMDGIAALKEIKKIDGNAKVIMCSAMGQQAMVIDAIQAGAKDFIVKPFQSDRVIEAISKTLGV, via the coding sequence ATGGCAAACCGAATTTTAGTCGTGGACGACGCTGCATTTATGAGAATGATGATCCGGGACATTTTGTCCAAAAACGGATATGAGGTCGTTGGCGAGGCTCAGGATGGAGCACAAGCAATTGAGAAATTTAAGGAACTTCGTCCTGATCTGATCACGATGGATATTACCATGCCTGAGATGGATGGAATCGCGGCTCTGAAAGAAATCAAAAAAATTGATGGCAATGCCAAAGTGATTATGTGCTCTGCAATGGGGCAACAAGCAATGGTAATCGATGCAATTCAAGCGGGAGCCAAAGATTTCATCGTTAAGCCATTCCAGTCCGACCGCGTTATCGAAGCGATCAGCAAAACACTGGGCGTGTAA
- a CDS encoding flagellar biosynthetic protein FliO, whose amino-acid sequence MAQDEIPLAGTNYYLQLVWVIVVLAVILALIVYLIRFLNKRNQQWFRNGTVRILGGVGLGPNKSLQIIEIGGNVYLLGVGENIQLVDKISDLDEAQRIIDSFEREASSSNGSLSPLINKLATRFRKEEPPREMELEDTTSFHELFESKLRQMPNRKEKMEKLLKEEDNTTDRSRDS is encoded by the coding sequence ATGGCTCAGGATGAAATTCCATTAGCGGGTACCAATTATTATTTGCAGCTTGTTTGGGTGATTGTTGTCCTGGCCGTCATCCTAGCCCTTATCGTCTACTTGATTCGTTTTCTCAACAAACGAAATCAGCAGTGGTTTCGTAACGGTACAGTCCGGATTTTAGGCGGAGTTGGGCTTGGGCCTAACAAATCACTACAGATTATTGAAATTGGCGGTAACGTTTATCTGCTTGGTGTAGGTGAGAATATCCAACTTGTAGATAAAATTTCTGATCTGGATGAGGCACAGCGAATCATCGATTCGTTTGAACGAGAAGCTTCTTCATCAAACGGAAGCCTCTCGCCTCTCATCAACAAGCTCGCTACTCGTTTCCGCAAAGAAGAACCACCGCGGGAAATGGAGCTAGAGGATACAACCTCTTTTCACGAATTGTTTGAATCCAAACTTCGGCAGATGCCTAACCGAAAAGAGAAGATGGAGAAGCTCCTGAAAGAAGAAGACAATACTACAGATCGGTCGAGGGATTCATGA
- the fliP gene encoding flagellar type III secretion system pore protein FliP (The bacterial flagellar biogenesis protein FliP forms a type III secretion system (T3SS)-type pore required for flagellar assembly.), which translates to MKKKIWLACCLMGLISLASVTVAFAEPIPNIDIQIGNGDGGAPSTSSLSLILLITVLSIAPALLVLMTSFTRIVIVLGFVRTSLGTQQMPPNQVLVGLALFLTLFIMSPTLSSINQVALQPYIQGEITQTEALEKAADPIKKFMFSHTREKDLLLFMKYNQTEQPSSYQDIPLTVMVPAYAISELKTAFQMGFMIFIPFLVIDIVVASTLMAMGMMMLPPVMISLPFKILLFVLVDGWYLVVKSLLLSFNT; encoded by the coding sequence ATGAAGAAAAAGATTTGGCTAGCATGTTGTTTGATGGGGCTGATCAGCCTGGCGTCCGTAACAGTCGCCTTTGCCGAACCGATACCGAATATTGATATTCAAATCGGAAATGGGGATGGAGGAGCACCAAGCACAAGCTCATTATCGCTCATCCTATTAATTACGGTACTGAGTATCGCACCGGCATTACTGGTACTCATGACCAGTTTTACCCGAATTGTTATCGTTCTCGGTTTTGTGCGAACTTCCTTGGGGACACAGCAAATGCCACCCAATCAGGTGCTTGTCGGGTTAGCGCTCTTCTTGACATTATTCATCATGTCACCGACATTGTCTTCGATTAATCAGGTAGCACTTCAGCCCTATATTCAAGGAGAAATTACGCAAACCGAGGCATTGGAAAAGGCAGCAGATCCTATAAAGAAATTTATGTTCTCCCACACTAGGGAGAAGGACCTATTGCTTTTTATGAAATACAATCAAACCGAACAGCCTAGTTCGTATCAAGATATACCGCTCACTGTTATGGTGCCGGCATATGCAATCAGTGAATTAAAGACAGCGTTCCAGATGGGATTTATGATTTTTATTCCATTTCTGGTCATAGACATCGTCGTAGCAAGCACACTGATGGCAATGGGGATGATGATGCTTCCGCCGGTTATGATCTCATTACCTTTCAAAATACTATTATTTGTCCTTGTGGATGGATGGTATCTGGTAGTGAAGTCACTGTTGCTGAGTTTTAATACTTGA
- the fliQ gene encoding flagellar biosynthesis protein FliQ, translated as MTSEFIIGLAGKAVYTALLASAPMLILALVVGLMISIFQATTQIQEQTLAFVPKIVAVLLAVLLFGPWILNILVDFTYNILDNLYRYIG; from the coding sequence ATGACTTCGGAGTTTATTATCGGTCTGGCCGGGAAAGCAGTTTATACAGCACTGTTGGCCAGCGCACCCATGCTTATACTTGCTCTGGTTGTAGGACTTATGATCAGTATATTTCAAGCGACAACGCAGATCCAGGAACAGACTCTGGCTTTTGTGCCAAAAATTGTTGCCGTATTACTGGCAGTACTATTGTTTGGGCCATGGATATTGAATATATTGGTCGATTTCACGTACAACATACTCGATAATTTATACAGATATATAGGTTAG
- the fliR gene encoding flagellar biosynthetic protein FliR, whose translation METLLQSFPVALLMFCRIASFFVTAPVFSARNVPNTFKIGISAFVTLTVYLVYGINQEVPTDLSYILLIIREILIGLLLGFVAYLIMTAVQTAGAFIDFQIGFAMANVYDPMTGASAPLTGNFKYAFAMLLFLTMNGHHYLLDAIVYSYRWIPLSNAFFIRLADGSIAEFLVRTLGETFMLAFQMSAPIVVALFLTDVGLGFLAKTAPQFNVFAVGMPLKVLVGIAILLLLVPSFSFVFSQLFEVMFRSMEKLLGTIGQRPG comes from the coding sequence ATGGAGACATTGTTGCAAAGTTTTCCTGTCGCTCTGCTTATGTTTTGTCGAATTGCATCATTTTTTGTAACAGCACCCGTCTTTTCAGCTCGAAATGTGCCTAATACGTTTAAAATTGGAATTTCAGCATTTGTCACGTTAACCGTGTACTTGGTGTATGGCATTAATCAAGAGGTTCCTACAGATCTAAGCTACATTTTGCTGATCATTAGGGAAATTCTGATTGGCCTGCTGCTGGGTTTCGTAGCGTATCTTATTATGACTGCTGTTCAGACCGCAGGAGCGTTTATCGATTTTCAGATTGGTTTTGCCATGGCGAACGTCTATGATCCAATGACTGGTGCTTCAGCACCACTTACAGGTAACTTCAAGTACGCTTTTGCCATGCTACTATTTTTGACGATGAATGGTCATCATTACTTGCTAGACGCTATCGTATACAGTTATCGATGGATACCGCTATCCAATGCATTTTTTATTCGTTTGGCAGATGGAAGTATAGCAGAATTTTTAGTACGAACGTTAGGTGAGACATTTATGCTTGCTTTTCAGATGTCTGCACCGATTGTCGTTGCTCTATTCTTGACAGACGTAGGATTAGGGTTTCTAGCCAAAACGGCTCCTCAATTCAACGTATTTGCTGTTGGTATGCCGCTTAAGGTACTTGTCGGGATTGCTATTTTGCTTTTACTGGTTCCGAGTTTTTCCTTTGTATTTAGTCAATTGTTCGAAGTAATGTTCAGATCCATGGAAAAATTGCTTGGGACCATTGGACAAAGGCCGGGCTGA
- the flhA gene encoding flagellar biosynthesis protein FlhA: MKTKDIAVLAGIIGIVLMMILPIPTWLLDMLLVINISIALMILLVAMNSKEALQFSIFPAMLLITTLFRLALNISTTKLILGEGDAGSVVATFGSWIAGGQIAIGFIVFLILVVVQFIVITKGSERVAEVAARFTLDAMPGKQMSIDADLNAGLINEQQARERRTKIEREADFYGAMDGASKFVKGDAIASIIILIINLIGGFIIGMTVHGMAFADALSTYSVLTIGDGLVSQIPALLISTAAGLIVTRASSEGNLADDITGQLFTYPTLIYIVAFVIAMLGFFTPIHVITTLPLAALLAFTAWRMQNTLKSKQVAEEQLEEEQQIEEVRSPESVINLLQVDPIEFEFGYGLIPLADNQQGGDLLDRIIMIRRQCALELGLVVPVIRIRDNIQLRPNEYVIKIKGNVVGGGELLLNHYLAMSPGYEEESVTGIETTEPAFGLPALWIDELTKDRAELAGYTVVDPPSVVATHLTELIKKHAHELLGRQETKALVDNLRENYAALVDELIPSVLAIGDVQKVLAKLLREKISIRDMVTIFETLADYGTYTKDPDVLTEYVRQSLSRQITQQFSQKGETLRVITVGPGLEKKIAESVQQSEQGSYLALDPVSTQSVYQKLTEQVNRLIQSGQQPVVLTSPTIRMYLRQVIERTMQDIPVLSYSELEPNVEIQSVGVVNL, translated from the coding sequence TTGAAGACTAAAGATATTGCTGTCCTTGCGGGTATTATCGGCATCGTATTGATGATGATTCTCCCGATCCCAACCTGGTTGTTGGACATGCTACTCGTTATCAACATTTCAATTGCGCTCATGATTTTGCTCGTTGCTATGAACAGCAAAGAAGCACTCCAATTTTCAATCTTCCCGGCGATGTTGTTGATTACAACTTTGTTCCGACTAGCGTTGAACATTTCAACAACCAAATTGATCCTTGGTGAAGGGGATGCCGGATCGGTCGTAGCGACTTTCGGTAGTTGGATTGCGGGTGGACAGATTGCGATAGGGTTTATCGTGTTCCTGATTCTCGTTGTTGTTCAGTTTATCGTTATCACGAAGGGGTCTGAGCGTGTAGCTGAGGTTGCAGCTCGTTTTACTCTCGATGCGATGCCTGGTAAACAAATGAGTATTGATGCGGATTTGAATGCAGGTCTGATCAACGAGCAGCAAGCCCGTGAACGTCGTACTAAGATTGAGCGAGAAGCAGACTTTTACGGAGCGATGGATGGAGCAAGTAAATTCGTTAAAGGGGATGCGATTGCGAGTATCATTATCCTCATTATCAATCTCATTGGCGGATTTATTATCGGAATGACAGTACACGGAATGGCTTTTGCAGATGCGCTTTCTACTTACTCGGTGTTGACCATCGGGGATGGTCTGGTAAGTCAGATTCCTGCGCTTCTGATCTCAACGGCTGCCGGTCTGATTGTTACACGAGCGTCATCAGAAGGAAATCTTGCAGATGATATTACGGGGCAATTATTTACATACCCGACGCTCATTTATATTGTAGCTTTTGTCATTGCTATGCTGGGGTTCTTCACACCAATTCATGTTATTACTACGCTACCTTTAGCCGCTTTACTTGCTTTTACCGCCTGGAGGATGCAGAATACGCTGAAATCCAAACAAGTGGCTGAAGAGCAGTTGGAGGAGGAGCAACAGATCGAAGAAGTTCGAAGCCCTGAAAGTGTGATTAACCTTCTTCAAGTGGATCCGATCGAGTTCGAATTTGGATATGGATTGATCCCTCTTGCTGATAACCAGCAAGGTGGTGACTTGTTGGATCGAATTATTATGATTCGTAGACAGTGTGCGCTTGAACTGGGTCTAGTAGTTCCTGTCATTCGTATTCGAGACAACATTCAATTAAGACCTAATGAATATGTAATCAAAATCAAAGGTAATGTTGTTGGTGGTGGAGAACTGCTTCTGAATCATTACTTGGCGATGAGTCCAGGGTATGAAGAAGAATCGGTAACCGGTATTGAGACGACAGAGCCTGCCTTTGGACTTCCAGCTTTGTGGATTGACGAGCTGACCAAAGATAGAGCAGAACTTGCTGGTTATACCGTTGTAGATCCGCCTTCGGTTGTAGCAACGCATCTAACTGAATTGATTAAGAAACACGCACATGAATTACTTGGAAGACAAGAAACAAAAGCGCTTGTGGATAACCTCAGAGAAAATTATGCCGCTCTTGTGGATGAATTGATTCCTTCTGTTCTAGCGATTGGTGATGTTCAAAAGGTACTAGCCAAACTATTGCGTGAGAAAATATCCATACGAGACATGGTTACCATCTTTGAGACACTAGCTGACTATGGTACGTATACCAAAGATCCAGACGTGCTAACCGAGTATGTAAGACAATCGCTCTCACGTCAGATTACGCAGCAGTTCTCACAGAAAGGTGAGACACTTAGAGTAATCACGGTTGGTCCTGGCTTAGAGAAAAAAATTGCTGAGTCTGTACAACAGTCAGAGCAAGGTAGCTATCTTGCATTAGATCCAGTGTCTACACAGAGTGTCTATCAAAAGTTGACAGAACAGGTGAATCGATTGATTCAATCTGGTCAGCAACCAGTTGTATTAACATCTCCAACCATTCGGATGTACTTGCGCCAAGTCATTGAGCGTACTATGCAGGACATACCAGTGCTTTCCTATAGCGAGTTGGAACCGAATGTTGAAATCCAAAGTGTCGGGGTGGTGAACTTATGA
- the flhF gene encoding flagellar biosynthesis protein FlhF: MRVKQYVVETMPEAMLQIRKDLGSDAVILSTKEIKVGGVLGMFRKKKIEVVAAVDKAEKKETKKQAQPQFAPVPRAFVPEAYRQTARTFDKASDSPVAKSTDHSLTEERADANPVFESSQLDSNTDKSKSDLNLDYKPRPEGADFSGSSSPSIQKSNTLDQQQLMSELQDLKQMMSKISRLGVAEENLPEQLRLVRDRLNEQEVWPNVSESWFEAVQRKITEDELKEENSYEAMEQVITQFLKDRIAEGILSTTRIVYVAGPTGVGKTTTIAKLAAEQMFKNHRKVGFITSDTYRISAVEQLRTYASILNVPLEVVQSPGDTQRAISRLQECDLIFMDTAGRNYRNELLVSELQSLLAPVENSETFLVMSMTSKSTDMVQITEHFSKYGLDKVIFTKMDETGSCGSMFNLLYQFPLKLAYVTNGQNVPDDLLKPEASTLTKQLLGERAQ, translated from the coding sequence ATGAGAGTAAAACAATACGTTGTTGAGACCATGCCCGAAGCGATGCTTCAAATTCGTAAAGACTTGGGAAGTGATGCCGTTATCTTGTCTACCAAAGAGATCAAGGTAGGCGGGGTCCTCGGTATGTTCCGTAAAAAGAAGATTGAAGTTGTAGCTGCAGTTGATAAGGCAGAGAAAAAAGAAACGAAGAAGCAAGCTCAACCTCAGTTTGCACCTGTACCGCGTGCTTTTGTTCCTGAAGCCTACCGTCAAACAGCCCGTACATTTGATAAGGCTTCAGATTCGCCAGTTGCTAAATCAACCGATCATTCGTTAACTGAAGAACGTGCGGATGCTAATCCTGTGTTTGAATCGAGTCAGCTGGATTCAAACACAGATAAGAGCAAATCTGATTTGAACCTCGATTATAAACCGCGACCGGAAGGGGCGGATTTTTCGGGTTCAAGCTCTCCCTCTATACAGAAGAGCAATACCTTAGATCAGCAACAACTAATGTCTGAACTGCAAGATCTGAAACAGATGATGTCCAAGATATCCAGATTAGGAGTCGCGGAAGAGAATCTACCAGAACAACTGCGCCTCGTAAGAGATCGTCTGAACGAGCAAGAAGTTTGGCCAAATGTATCGGAATCTTGGTTTGAAGCTGTTCAGCGGAAAATCACTGAGGACGAGTTAAAGGAAGAAAACAGTTATGAGGCCATGGAACAAGTGATAACGCAGTTCTTGAAAGATCGTATCGCTGAAGGTATTCTTTCTACCACTCGAATCGTGTATGTAGCTGGACCAACGGGGGTTGGTAAAACAACCACCATTGCCAAGCTGGCTGCTGAGCAGATGTTCAAGAACCATCGTAAAGTTGGATTCATCACTTCCGACACTTACCGGATCTCGGCAGTAGAGCAGCTTAGAACGTATGCTTCTATCTTAAATGTTCCACTTGAAGTGGTGCAGTCTCCGGGTGATACTCAGCGAGCTATATCTCGGCTACAGGAATGTGATCTGATCTTTATGGACACTGCCGGAAGAAACTATAGAAATGAGTTACTAGTTTCCGAGTTACAAAGCCTATTGGCTCCCGTTGAGAACAGTGAAACCTTTTTGGTTATGAGTATGACATCCAAAAGTACAGATATGGTTCAGATCACAGAACACTTTAGTAAGTATGGTCTGGACAAAGTGATTTTCACGAAGATGGACGAAACAGGCAGTTGTGGATCCATGTTCAACCTGTTATATCAGTTTCCACTCAAACTCGCATATGTCACGAATGGACAAAATGTTCCTGATGATCTGCTGAAGCCTGAGGCGAGCACTCTCACAAAACAATTGTTGGGAGAGCGTGCACAATGA
- a CDS encoding MinD/ParA family protein, translating to MKDQAASLRSMVPSRDGINGVDWAKRSSKIITIASGKGGVGKSNFTLNFALALQSLGRKVLVFDADIGMANIDVLMGTSSPYNLYHLLYRQKSIQEIIQLGAGGLPYIAGGSGMKELFSLSDRDLEFFAQQVEEIAQEMDYVIFDTGAGLSRENMKFIGAADECLIVTTPEPTSITDAYALVKVMHGQENATPFRMIVNRVEDEQEAQRVAEKIAGVAKRFLQTDIPLLGYISEDIQVVKAVKRQVPFSLAFPNTKATRDITRLALRYLAVPATTGSETLTGIRGFMRKWLKKTT from the coding sequence ATGAAAGACCAGGCAGCCTCACTCAGAAGCATGGTTCCTTCCCGAGATGGTATAAACGGAGTCGATTGGGCGAAACGTTCCTCCAAAATCATTACCATTGCCAGTGGAAAAGGTGGAGTTGGAAAATCAAATTTTACTTTGAATTTTGCTCTGGCCTTGCAATCCTTAGGAAGGAAAGTACTCGTTTTTGATGCAGATATAGGGATGGCTAATATTGATGTATTGATGGGAACTTCTTCTCCTTATAATTTGTATCATTTGCTGTATCGGCAGAAGTCCATTCAGGAAATTATCCAGCTTGGTGCAGGTGGCCTGCCTTATATCGCAGGTGGTTCGGGAATGAAAGAGTTGTTTTCATTGTCAGACCGAGATCTTGAATTTTTTGCACAACAAGTAGAAGAGATTGCCCAGGAAATGGATTACGTAATCTTTGATACCGGAGCAGGTCTCTCAAGAGAGAATATGAAATTTATTGGTGCTGCTGATGAATGCTTAATCGTAACCACACCTGAACCGACCTCAATAACCGATGCTTATGCTTTAGTCAAAGTTATGCATGGCCAGGAAAATGCTACACCATTTCGAATGATCGTTAACCGGGTGGAAGACGAACAAGAGGCGCAGCGAGTGGCAGAGAAAATAGCTGGAGTAGCAAAGCGTTTTTTGCAGACGGATATCCCACTTCTAGGGTACATCTCAGAAGATATCCAGGTGGTAAAGGCTGTAAAGAGGCAGGTGCCTTTTAGCCTAGCATTCCCAAATACCAAGGCAACAAGAGACATAACGCGACTTGCTCTTCGTTATTTGGCTGTACCTGCTACAACCGGATCCGAAACCTTGACAGGAATCAGGGGATTTATGAGAAAGTGGCTTAAGAAGACAACATGA
- a CDS encoding chemotaxis response regulator protein-glutamate methylesterase, translated as MAVYQVLVVDDSAFMRKIVSDLIEADSEFKVAATAANGKEAIQKALDVKPDIITMDVEMPEMNGLDALQGIMKQSYVPVIMLSGINEQGMKETIMALEAGAFDFIRKPSISHDQDIAQVGKALVERMRAAMNEVERKANREASLQKKEEAQGNLMNQSQRIQRDVAAVPSRRELDQKKIEPAKLEKRASSEQTPSVQSKVVPKNTPPLLNQKPARVDQKTEVSKSSDRKLEPKEIKELRPSKPAAPPKEIRSARIQRVAADQVAATSASGNTPESRVAPTQRGVSSLEVGFNKLVAIGCSTGGPRALKTLLEQLPADLPAPVVIVQHMPPNFTRSLAQRLNTFSPLHVVEAEEGMILKKGTAYIAPGGYHIKVNRTSDGKFILKLTEEHPVNGHRPSVDTMFESLLPHTSLQRHLVLLTGMGSDGARMMKKLYESGVTSTFAENEETCVVYGMPRSAVELQCVRHLLPLQEIAPKLVQAVK; from the coding sequence ATGGCGGTGTATCAAGTATTGGTTGTCGATGATTCCGCTTTTATGCGTAAGATTGTTTCAGATTTAATTGAAGCGGATTCGGAATTCAAGGTGGCGGCAACAGCAGCAAATGGAAAAGAAGCTATTCAAAAAGCATTGGATGTAAAGCCCGATATTATAACTATGGATGTCGAGATGCCCGAGATGAATGGCCTTGACGCATTGCAAGGTATCATGAAGCAGTCGTATGTTCCAGTTATTATGTTATCGGGTATTAATGAACAAGGCATGAAAGAGACCATTATGGCTCTGGAGGCTGGGGCATTTGATTTCATTCGTAAGCCATCCATATCACATGATCAAGACATTGCCCAGGTAGGGAAAGCATTGGTTGAGCGTATGAGAGCGGCTATGAATGAAGTTGAACGAAAAGCGAACCGAGAGGCGTCCCTGCAGAAAAAAGAGGAGGCTCAGGGTAACCTGATGAATCAATCTCAGCGAATACAGCGGGATGTAGCTGCTGTGCCATCGCGTAGGGAGCTTGACCAGAAAAAGATAGAGCCTGCAAAACTTGAAAAACGAGCGAGCAGTGAACAAACTCCCTCTGTTCAGTCCAAAGTTGTACCTAAGAACACACCGCCGCTGTTGAATCAAAAGCCAGCACGTGTGGATCAAAAGACAGAGGTTTCAAAAAGTTCTGATCGCAAGCTTGAACCTAAAGAAATTAAAGAGTTGAGACCAAGCAAGCCCGCAGCTCCGCCCAAGGAAATCCGATCCGCACGTATTCAACGTGTGGCTGCCGACCAGGTAGCCGCTACGTCTGCCTCCGGGAATACTCCTGAGAGCAGAGTAGCCCCTACGCAACGAGGTGTGTCGTCCCTGGAGGTTGGATTCAATAAGCTTGTAGCGATTGGGTGCTCAACAGGTGGACCAAGGGCTCTTAAAACGTTGCTAGAGCAGTTGCCTGCTGATCTGCCGGCTCCTGTGGTCATTGTGCAGCACATGCCGCCCAATTTCACCAGATCACTTGCCCAGCGATTAAATACGTTCAGCCCACTTCATGTGGTAGAAGCCGAAGAAGGAATGATTCTGAAAAAAGGAACAGCCTATATTGCTCCTGGCGGATATCATATCAAAGTAAACAGAACGTCGGATGGCAAGTTCATTCTGAAGCTTACAGAGGAACATCCGGTTAATGGCCATAGACCATCAGTCGATACGATGTTTGAATCTCTTTTGCCACACACATCGCTGCAGCGTCATTTGGTCTTATTGACTGGGATGGGAAGTGACGGAGCTCGCATGATGAAGAAATTATACGAATCAGGTGTCACTTCAACGTTTGCCGAGAATGAAGAAACATGTGTTGTATATGGAATGCCGCGTTCTGCTGTAGAGCTGCAATGCGTGCGGCATCTCCTGCCATTGCAGGAGATTGCGCCAAAACTTGTTCAAGCTGTGAAATAA